GCTAAAGCAATAACCGTCAACGCTTCCATCAACCGCCCACCACCATTCGCAGGCCCACAAGAATCAAAAACACACCAAACATGCGTTTAAGCTGCGCGGCAGGTATTTTAGACATCCAGCGAGAACCCAAAGCGGCACCGACGACACTGCCTACAGTCAACATAGCCGCAATACTAAAATCCAGTTGGCCGTGCAAGCCATAGATGAGTGCGCTGGCAGCCGCCGTTGGAATGATCACCGCCAAAGACGTAGCGTGAGCCTCATGTTGGGATAAGCCAAGAAGAGATACCATAATAGGCACCAACACAATGCCGCCGCCAATGCCAAGCATACCGCTCAGCACGCCAGCCAACACTCCGTAAAGCACAATGCGTTCTGTAGACACTTCCACTTTCTCTGCCTCGCTTTCCTTGGATGATTAATCCATGCTCAAGCTGCGCACCACCAAATTGACTTCAAAAACCGTCATGCCTGTTGTATATTCGACAGCTTCCCGAATACGTCGTTGCACCTCCGGCAATTCTTGGGGAATTACCGTACCAAAGCGGACCACCAAATCCGCAGTAATTTGCACTCCTTTATCCTTTACCTTGCTGATTTGCACTTTCCCCACTTTGGCAATAAAAGTTGAATCCAACGCTTCTTTCTGCGTTACCGCAACCAAAACATCATCGGCAATCAGTAGTTTGCCATAATAGCTAAAAGTAGGACGGACAATGGACTTTTCTCCCAGCTTGCGCCGCGTCGCCGAAGAACGGCGGCTGAAAATTTCCAATGAATCCACTAAATAGCCGGAAAAATGAGGCTTCAACTCAATTGTCGGCACGGGAATAATATGTTTTC
This genomic window from uncultured Anaeromusa sp. contains:
- a CDS encoding sulfite exporter TauE/SafE family protein, with product MEVSTERIVLYGVLAGVLSGMLGIGGGIVLVPIMVSLLGLSQHEAHATSLAVIIPTAAASALIYGLHGQLDFSIAAMLTVGSVVGAALGSRWMSKIPAAQLKRMFGVFLILVGLRMVVGG
- a CDS encoding Asp23/Gls24 family envelope stress response protein; translated protein: MEVFAFVGPSGTGKSHRALIVAHEQAADALIDDGLFIKDSKIIAGKSAKKEPNKIGAVRRAIFTDPEHAAEVREAIEQVKPQRILVLGTSDGMTEKIVKVLKLPPIQKTIRIEEIASPTEIAKARKARLREGKHIIPVPTIELKPHFSGYLVDSLEIFSRRSSATRRKLGEKSIVRPTFSYYGKLLIADDVLVAVTQKEALDSTFIAKVGKVQISKVKDKGVQITADLVVRFGTVIPQELPEVQRRIREAVEYTTGMTVFEVNLVVRSLSMD